The proteins below are encoded in one region of Sulfolobus islandicus Y.N.15.51:
- a CDS encoding nucleotidyltransferase domain-containing protein, whose translation MQRIILENMELFRKATFLLRRNGVLAIVFFGSRVIGKYKKDSDLDVLIIVKDEAKELNFSDARLRFVKDTNIYLDTVIMTKKEFKNNLTLGTVLMGVSIAFCVTYDEINVYEELEKWSNEIRKYGAVLELPYGKFIVGRTIRKCKISF comes from the coding sequence TTGCAGAGAATTATCTTAGAAAACATGGAGTTATTTAGAAAAGCCACCTTTTTGTTAAGAAGAAACGGAGTACTTGCGATAGTATTCTTTGGAAGTAGAGTTATAGGTAAATATAAGAAGGACTCGGATTTGGATGTATTAATTATTGTAAAGGATGAAGCAAAGGAATTGAATTTTAGTGATGCTAGATTGAGATTCGTTAAAGATACAAATATTTATCTGGATACCGTTATAATGACAAAGAAGGAATTCAAAAATAATCTAACTCTAGGAACTGTTTTAATGGGAGTATCTATAGCATTTTGTGTTACATACGATGAAATTAACGTTTACGAGGAATTAGAAAAGTGGAGCAATGAGATAAGGAAATACGGTGCAGTGCTTGAGCTACCCTATGGAAAGTTTATTGTCGGTAGAACTATTAGAAAGTGTAAAATAAGT
- a CDS encoding HEPN domain-containing protein: MIPPKFREYAKAFLNIAKKDNIRAKRALQLKDYLECFFYSQQSVEKSVKAMLEVKLIYKKEHDIIADASNNLQDLGNELDVVLNALDYLSGAWNMSRYPFFNGNNITTPEEFVTEEMCRQGINYSDEVISIAENYLRKHGVI, encoded by the coding sequence GTGATTCCCCCTAAGTTTAGAGAATATGCTAAAGCCTTCTTAAATATAGCAAAAAAAGATAATATTAGGGCTAAAAGGGCCTTACAACTTAAAGACTACCTTGAATGTTTCTTTTACTCTCAACAATCTGTCGAAAAAAGCGTGAAAGCTATGTTAGAAGTAAAATTAATATATAAGAAAGAACACGACATCATAGCGGATGCTTCGAATAATTTACAAGATCTTGGAAACGAATTAGATGTAGTTTTGAATGCATTAGATTACCTTTCTGGTGCATGGAACATGTCTAGATATCCATTTTTTAACGGAAATAATATAACTACTCCAGAGGAATTTGTGACTGAGGAAATGTGTAGGCAAGGAATAAACTATTCTGATGAGGTGATCAGCATTGCAGAGAATTATCTTAGAAAACATGGAGTTATTTAG
- a CDS encoding MFS transporter, with protein MNSSNLALLVLVFGTLMSAIDTTIVVLAIPSITEELHADLFIMIWVIILYLLVIAVFTTQLGRLGDIYGRAKFYNLGFAIFTLGSALCGASPNAISLVAFRGIQGIGAAMMQANAGAIIADIFPPNRRGRAYGYTAIGWNAGATLGIVLGGFITTFIGWRYIFYINVPIGIIALILGLRYIKTLETRKVKLDIVGMITLLVALSSMVYGAVDIAGYGIRTLNIVLISLGLVILLTFFWLERKHEFPIIDLRAFKGNRVFTFSLLASFLQSTGYLATAFIIIMYLQGIRGLSPLNASLLLVPGYVLASLVAPFTGRVSDKIGARIPATIGVGLMLIAVLIYLTLSLNTPLYIVILTSTIGGLGSSLFFPANNSAIMANAPKGFYGGASGLARTLANLGSIISYTIAISISSIVVPRYVAFEVFLGTSNLIGGVASAFLTGLKAAFYVSLVILALALVLSAIRGKEVRAQVAKGS; from the coding sequence ATGAACTCAAGCAATCTAGCACTTCTAGTTCTCGTCTTCGGAACTTTGATGTCAGCAATTGATACCACGATAGTAGTTTTAGCGATCCCGTCGATAACTGAAGAACTTCACGCAGATCTATTCATTATGATCTGGGTAATAATTTTGTATTTACTAGTTATAGCAGTATTCACTACACAGTTGGGGAGGTTGGGCGACATATATGGAAGAGCGAAATTTTACAATTTGGGTTTCGCAATCTTCACGTTAGGTTCAGCGTTATGTGGAGCATCTCCCAATGCGATTTCATTGGTTGCATTTAGGGGAATTCAAGGTATTGGTGCGGCAATGATGCAAGCCAACGCTGGGGCAATAATAGCAGATATTTTCCCTCCAAATAGAAGAGGGAGGGCTTATGGATATACTGCAATTGGTTGGAATGCTGGGGCAACATTGGGTATAGTGCTAGGCGGATTTATTACTACCTTTATTGGATGGCGTTACATATTTTACATTAACGTACCGATAGGAATTATTGCACTTATCTTAGGTTTAAGGTACATTAAAACCTTAGAAACTAGGAAAGTTAAATTGGACATTGTTGGAATGATCACTCTACTAGTTGCATTGTCATCCATGGTTTATGGTGCAGTAGATATCGCTGGATATGGAATTAGAACTTTGAATATTGTCTTGATATCTCTAGGTCTAGTAATTTTGCTAACATTCTTCTGGTTAGAGAGAAAGCATGAGTTCCCAATAATTGACTTAAGGGCTTTTAAGGGAAATAGGGTCTTTACGTTTTCGTTGCTCGCGTCTTTCTTACAAAGTACTGGTTATTTAGCTACAGCGTTTATTATAATAATGTATTTACAAGGCATAAGGGGATTATCTCCTCTTAATGCATCCCTTCTTCTCGTTCCCGGTTATGTCTTAGCCAGTCTAGTAGCTCCATTTACTGGCAGAGTATCTGATAAGATTGGTGCTAGAATCCCTGCTACTATAGGAGTTGGTTTAATGCTAATTGCTGTCTTAATTTACCTCACTCTCTCCTTGAATACGCCTCTTTATATTGTGATATTGACTTCTACAATCGGAGGCTTAGGATCTTCGTTGTTTTTCCCGGCTAATAATAGTGCAATTATGGCTAATGCACCTAAGGGATTTTATGGTGGTGCCTCTGGACTAGCAAGAACATTAGCCAACTTAGGGAGTATAATCAGTTATACAATAGCTATTAGCATATCATCTATTGTTGTTCCTAGATATGTGGCCTTTGAGGTTTTCCTTGGGACTTCAAATTTAATAGGTGGTGTTGCTTCAGCATTTCTTACCGGGTTGAAGGCGGCATTTTACGTTTCCTTAGTGATATTAGCATTAGCGTTAGTGCTATCTGCAATTAGAGGAAAAGAGGTTAGGGCACAAGTTGCGAAAGGTAGTTAA
- a CDS encoding glycoside hydrolase family 15 protein has protein sequence MRKEFFTIFIMFLFLTSPLLTISATPSSQYSSPSYLLLNNWVNQSIWVVTGIPIPNPQLNGFPLYNTSIRNLYVGKYGIVNLTVNFDVLTTSAYLNLNNTINLISTNGNISILTPPNTPYILILFNTNSSTSIYVKTNTTILHVNSSLVRIYTIPVIYISTNASYIIQNNTEKIIVYKGKWFVELSVGAQPNFNISGLAKLNDMKIGKWLNSSKLPTGLPTNLLKEYYLSLLLIKDDQNPYLGTFAASPSPIYLYSWVRDSAFSAMALQLAGHYNSALKFWLWLSNAGQLKPGVWYTRYNFYDGQLDTTFGIPELDGIGLYEMGVYQYYNLTGNVTFLKQILTTIYKSVKYQIEMINESKYHLLPQDLSVWEDREVYHFWTEAINDLGLKSVAEIYRALNFSNYTTILYYEKELNQSIIGNFWNDNYFASALGVSVVFEGGKSETILSPEPPSVDSATLLPINLGYLPPTSNYSVSNFEIVNKTLLTTGGLARFPNDMYHYSQSLYDATSPGPPWIITTLFEALYLEELGKYNEALNLMNWAYDHSQHGLLPEAIDPKYAYPLPTTSPLTWSSAMFDIVALNYKPVNNSQSTTLTGYYVLGIMIATVAIISVITILRRR, from the coding sequence GTGAGAAAGGAATTTTTTACCATTTTTATTATGTTTTTATTCCTTACAAGTCCACTTTTAACAATCTCTGCTACGCCTTCATCTCAATACAGCTCACCATCGTATTTGCTATTAAACAATTGGGTAAATCAGTCAATTTGGGTTGTAACTGGTATACCAATACCAAACCCTCAACTTAACGGATTCCCTCTTTATAATACATCAATAAGAAACCTTTACGTAGGAAAATACGGTATAGTTAACCTCACTGTGAACTTTGATGTCCTAACGACTTCCGCTTATTTAAACCTTAACAATACTATTAATCTGATAAGCACTAATGGAAATATTTCTATACTTACACCCCCAAATACACCATATATCCTTATCTTGTTCAACACTAACTCATCAACTTCAATTTACGTTAAAACTAATACTACAATATTGCATGTGAATAGTTCTTTAGTAAGAATATACACTATTCCAGTAATTTACATTTCAACTAACGCTAGTTACATTATTCAGAACAATACAGAAAAGATAATCGTTTATAAGGGAAAGTGGTTTGTGGAGCTAAGTGTTGGTGCTCAGCCTAATTTTAACATATCGGGGTTGGCTAAATTAAACGATATGAAGATAGGAAAGTGGCTTAATTCATCTAAGTTACCAACAGGGTTACCAACCAATTTATTGAAAGAGTACTATCTCTCACTACTACTAATTAAAGATGACCAAAACCCATATTTAGGGACGTTTGCTGCTTCGCCTTCTCCAATTTATCTTTATTCTTGGGTAAGGGATTCTGCTTTTAGTGCAATGGCATTACAATTAGCTGGGCACTATAACTCCGCTTTGAAGTTTTGGCTATGGTTGAGTAATGCTGGTCAATTAAAGCCGGGGGTCTGGTATACTAGATATAATTTCTATGATGGTCAACTTGACACCACGTTTGGAATACCGGAACTTGATGGAATAGGATTATATGAAATGGGCGTCTATCAATATTATAACCTTACCGGTAATGTAACTTTTCTCAAGCAAATCTTAACTACGATATATAAATCTGTGAAATATCAAATTGAAATGATTAACGAGTCGAAATATCATTTACTGCCCCAAGACTTAAGCGTGTGGGAAGACAGAGAGGTCTATCACTTTTGGACTGAAGCTATTAATGATCTTGGATTAAAGAGTGTAGCCGAGATATATAGGGCATTGAACTTTAGTAATTATACCACAATTCTATATTACGAGAAGGAATTAAATCAAAGCATCATAGGGAATTTCTGGAATGATAACTATTTCGCCTCAGCTTTAGGAGTTTCAGTTGTATTTGAAGGAGGGAAAAGCGAGACAATACTGTCTCCGGAACCTCCATCAGTAGATTCCGCCACTTTGTTACCTATTAATTTAGGCTATCTTCCGCCTACATCCAACTATTCCGTTTCAAACTTCGAGATTGTAAACAAAACGCTTCTTACGACTGGTGGACTAGCTAGATTTCCTAATGATATGTATCATTACTCTCAATCGCTCTACGATGCCACTTCGCCAGGACCTCCATGGATAATAACCACACTATTTGAGGCTTTATACTTAGAAGAGTTAGGTAAATACAATGAAGCTCTTAATTTAATGAATTGGGCGTACGATCACTCGCAACATGGCCTTTTACCAGAAGCTATAGATCCTAAATATGCATATCCCTTACCTACAACTTCACCGTTAACATGGTCATCAGCAATGTTCGACATAGTAGCCTTAAACTATAAACCCGTGAACAATAGTCAGAGTACAACACTAACTGGATATTATGTGTTAGGAATCATGATAGCAACAGTAGCCATAATATCTGTAATTACAATATTAAGAAGAAGATGA
- a CDS encoding ABC transporter ATP-binding protein has product MMDYVKLEDIWKEYEEKKRKVQVLRGLNLEIEKGEFVVILGPTGEGKTTILKIIAGLLRQDKGHVYLRGELVDDLPPKDRRVAMVPQNYAIYPFMSVYDNIAFPLRVMHSSKEEIRKRVLEVAKMLRIDNLLERKPSQLSGGQMQRVAIARALVKEADIILMDEPLSNLDAQVRVVAREELKQLQRDLNPTIIYVTHDQVEALSLATKVAILHNGVVQAYGDPMEIYKRPNSAWVGSFLGNPPMNIIRGEIEGDSIIIDNYRVALPEEYKNLVKSGQKVLVGVRPEDIEIRDDGEIEGMVEMVEDLGPYSIIHLKINEETTIRVIEKSLSRRERGEKVRISIDTSKVVLFDASSERNLLEQYKKVKKK; this is encoded by the coding sequence ATGATGGATTATGTTAAATTGGAGGATATTTGGAAGGAGTATGAGGAGAAGAAAAGGAAAGTACAAGTTCTTAGGGGACTGAATTTAGAGATAGAAAAGGGCGAATTTGTAGTAATCTTAGGGCCAACTGGAGAAGGAAAAACTACAATTTTGAAGATTATAGCTGGATTATTAAGACAAGACAAGGGACACGTCTATTTGAGAGGAGAACTTGTTGATGATTTACCTCCTAAAGATAGAAGAGTAGCGATGGTGCCTCAAAACTACGCAATATACCCCTTTATGTCAGTTTACGATAATATCGCGTTCCCGTTAAGAGTAATGCACTCGTCAAAAGAGGAGATAAGGAAAAGGGTATTGGAAGTAGCTAAAATGTTAAGAATAGACAATTTGCTAGAGAGAAAACCTAGCCAATTAAGCGGAGGCCAAATGCAAAGGGTTGCTATTGCAAGGGCATTAGTAAAGGAAGCTGATATAATACTAATGGATGAACCTTTATCTAATTTAGATGCACAAGTTAGGGTAGTGGCTAGAGAAGAGCTCAAACAACTACAACGTGATCTTAATCCTACTATAATTTACGTTACACACGATCAAGTTGAGGCTTTAAGCCTGGCGACAAAAGTGGCAATACTTCACAATGGTGTAGTACAAGCTTATGGTGATCCGATGGAAATTTACAAGAGACCAAATAGTGCCTGGGTAGGGAGCTTCCTAGGAAATCCCCCCATGAATATTATAAGGGGTGAAATAGAGGGTGACTCGATAATAATAGACAACTATAGAGTAGCATTACCGGAAGAATACAAAAATCTAGTGAAAAGTGGTCAAAAAGTTCTTGTAGGAGTAAGACCAGAAGATATAGAGATACGTGATGACGGAGAAATAGAGGGAATGGTTGAAATGGTAGAGGATCTAGGACCATATAGTATAATTCACTTAAAGATTAATGAGGAAACTACCATTAGAGTCATAGAGAAATCACTATCTAGACGAGAAAGGGGAGAAAAAGTAAGAATATCCATTGATACTAGTAAGGTAGTACTCTTTGATGCTTCAAGCGAAAGAAACCTACTTGAGCAATACAAGAAAGTGAAGAAGAAGTGA
- a CDS encoding sugar ABC transporter permease produces the protein MMQIKKYRLFKILRLVISYAVLIIMAAFSIFPLYYVFVTSFSNAPNLISLAVSDLLPKHIYFTAYEYLFTTNLYGGSFPLWIRNSLILAGSTAIISVLLALITGYALSRLNVPAKKILATFIYIVTFFPYTASAVPLYLLFAKFHLLNYIGLILAYTPGTSIFAAFIAKLSIDSIPASYEEIAMIDGLSRFGAFLRIVMRLALPVVALTALLGFSGTYLDFALAYSFLLPNVKEWTATIGLYYMAGLLNQASAPAYNIFAAGAVIMGIPLMALFIVSQRMMTRAYSNLAGVKQ, from the coding sequence ATGATGCAGATAAAAAAATATAGGTTATTTAAAATCCTAAGATTAGTCATCTCGTATGCAGTATTAATAATAATGGCTGCTTTTTCCATATTCCCGCTATATTATGTCTTCGTTACCTCATTTAGTAATGCTCCAAACTTGATTTCATTGGCTGTATCAGACTTATTACCTAAACACATTTACTTCACAGCCTACGAATACTTATTTACTACAAACTTATATGGAGGTTCCTTCCCGTTATGGATTAGAAATAGTTTAATATTAGCCGGTTCTACAGCCATCATATCAGTTCTATTAGCCTTAATAACTGGATATGCTCTATCCAGGCTTAATGTGCCCGCTAAGAAAATTTTGGCAACGTTTATCTATATTGTTACGTTTTTCCCATATACAGCTTCTGCAGTACCTTTATATCTATTATTTGCTAAGTTCCATTTGCTTAACTACATAGGTCTAATTCTAGCTTATACTCCGGGAACATCAATTTTTGCAGCTTTCATTGCAAAGTTAAGCATCGATTCGATACCAGCATCTTATGAAGAGATAGCGATGATTGATGGCCTATCTAGATTTGGGGCATTTTTAAGAATAGTGATGAGATTAGCATTACCAGTAGTGGCTTTAACGGCACTATTAGGCTTTAGTGGAACATACTTGGATTTCGCATTAGCGTATTCGTTTCTCCTTCCCAATGTAAAAGAGTGGACTGCAACAATAGGGCTATATTATATGGCTGGTTTGCTAAATCAAGCAAGCGCTCCAGCATATAATATATTTGCAGCTGGAGCAGTTATAATGGGGATACCGTTAATGGCATTATTCATTGTTTCGCAAAGAATGATGACTCGTGCATATAGTAATCTAGCAGGGGTGAAGCAATGA
- a CDS encoding carbohydrate ABC transporter permease, which produces MKKEKLFSLFYILPIVIMILFLFVFPLLYSVYISFTNLSLLHFLTYSYVGLRNYLIIFQYGYFLELLKNTLIWTIGSLLTMMTLGFVLALILNQTDLKGRSIFYAILILPWAFPGFISILIWQGLWVDPYGMMNRLVLPLLHLPRVNSLTSTTDAWIELIATNDWLSFPYFMTVFYSALQSIPRELYDIADLDGANAFTKFFTITLPSLKRTIAFVFITSFVFTWNNFYPIYVLTGGGPGISTETFIVYAYQEAFSYNNFALAAAWSIISTIFVIVLGIIVIKYTRILDSFT; this is translated from the coding sequence ATGAAAAAAGAGAAGTTATTTTCTCTTTTTTATATTTTGCCCATAGTTATTATGATACTTTTCCTCTTCGTGTTTCCATTACTCTATTCAGTTTATATTTCATTTACTAATCTAAGCTTGTTACACTTCTTAACCTACAGCTATGTGGGATTGAGGAACTATCTCATAATATTTCAATATGGGTATTTCTTAGAGTTGTTAAAAAATACGTTAATCTGGACTATAGGTAGTTTATTAACCATGATGACGTTAGGTTTTGTATTAGCCTTAATTCTAAATCAAACAGACCTTAAGGGAAGGTCAATTTTTTACGCTATATTAATATTACCTTGGGCTTTTCCAGGTTTCATATCAATTCTAATATGGCAAGGATTGTGGGTCGACCCTTACGGAATGATGAATAGACTAGTCTTGCCATTACTCCATCTACCTAGAGTGAACTCTTTGACTTCAACCACTGATGCTTGGATAGAGTTAATAGCGACTAATGACTGGCTTTCCTTCCCATATTTTATGACAGTATTCTACTCAGCCTTACAGAGTATACCTAGAGAATTATACGATATAGCAGATTTGGATGGAGCTAACGCCTTCACTAAATTCTTTACCATAACGTTACCCTCTCTTAAGAGGACTATTGCCTTCGTATTCATAACCAGCTTCGTATTTACTTGGAATAATTTCTATCCGATTTACGTCTTAACTGGTGGAGGTCCAGGGATTTCGACTGAGACATTTATAGTTTATGCCTATCAAGAGGCATTTAGTTACAATAATTTCGCTTTAGCAGCTGCTTGGTCAATAATATCAACTATTTTTGTAATAGTTTTAGGAATAATAGTTATCAAATACACGAGAATTTTAGATTCGTTTACATGA
- a CDS encoding extracellular solute-binding protein: MGSKVKKIDYKAISKTLVAVIIVVVIVIAIGGIYAYLSSQHSSTPMPTTSSTSTSVTSTTTTSSVLNTSNPQALMQLVGLSTAPSTPVTITVWNSYSTSENQAFNETLAQFEQAFPWIHVQVTYGVGVGTSQFETAAKAGQAPIVYRDTSDSGGALFAAGLVLNLSQYLPQSVTSLYVPTAIKDWELNSSLYGLPDNVNYIVMFYNKKFVPYPPNTTEQLVQIAESVNKTYHVWGIAYGAGDEYGYRFAAWFAGFEGQIFATNNGKVVPSLNSTAMVNALNFWYNLTYNLKVNYLAPSTGAGGAEGQLFVANQTAIIFDGPWDLNAYLQVLGPNLGAAPLPLVSQTGLRAAPFIGSTGFLIASPQASGATQLQIKAALIFVLYFTNYQADLRLWEVAHDIPANLQAYNEALSQLKEGMLKPTYLNQIMEGILEQAQYGQQFPNIPQMAYYWNSFHQYASEFFANKINSTQAVQGMEQAFIQALVQNGLMSALIPLPILPPFQYVLALISVILTPMVVVISPKKRW, translated from the coding sequence TTGGGTAGCAAAGTAAAAAAGATAGATTATAAGGCAATTTCAAAGACACTAGTAGCAGTAATAATAGTTGTAGTAATTGTGATAGCCATAGGGGGTATTTATGCATATTTAAGTAGTCAACATTCATCAACCCCAATGCCGACTACCTCCTCTACATCTACGTCAGTGACATCAACCACAACAACCTCAAGTGTTTTAAATACTAGTAATCCTCAAGCTTTAATGCAGTTAGTTGGTCTCTCAACTGCGCCTTCTACACCAGTTACAATAACAGTATGGAACAGTTATAGTACGTCCGAAAATCAAGCGTTTAATGAGACGCTAGCACAATTCGAGCAAGCATTTCCATGGATTCACGTCCAAGTAACGTATGGAGTTGGAGTTGGTACTTCCCAATTTGAGACTGCTGCGAAGGCTGGACAAGCTCCAATAGTATATAGAGACACTAGTGATTCTGGAGGCGCATTATTCGCCGCTGGACTAGTGCTAAACTTATCACAGTATTTGCCTCAGAGCGTTACGTCATTATATGTACCTACTGCAATAAAAGATTGGGAATTAAACAGCTCCTTGTACGGACTACCAGATAATGTGAATTATATTGTTATGTTCTACAACAAGAAGTTCGTCCCGTATCCTCCAAACACTACTGAACAACTAGTACAAATAGCCGAAAGCGTTAACAAAACTTATCATGTTTGGGGAATAGCATATGGGGCTGGTGATGAATACGGATATAGATTTGCGGCATGGTTTGCTGGATTTGAAGGGCAAATATTTGCTACTAATAATGGTAAGGTCGTTCCCAGTTTAAACAGTACTGCTATGGTTAACGCATTGAACTTCTGGTATAATTTAACCTATAATCTTAAGGTCAATTACTTAGCTCCTTCTACTGGTGCTGGAGGTGCTGAAGGTCAGTTATTTGTTGCTAATCAAACTGCTATAATATTTGATGGTCCTTGGGATCTAAATGCATATCTCCAAGTATTAGGACCTAATTTAGGAGCCGCACCATTACCATTAGTTAGTCAGACTGGATTAAGAGCTGCACCATTTATTGGTTCTACTGGCTTTCTAATAGCTTCACCTCAAGCAAGTGGCGCTACACAATTGCAAATAAAGGCAGCGCTAATATTCGTTCTCTATTTCACTAACTATCAGGCTGATTTGAGATTATGGGAAGTTGCACATGACATACCAGCTAATTTACAAGCCTATAATGAGGCTCTATCCCAATTAAAGGAAGGAATGTTAAAACCAACATACCTTAATCAAATAATGGAGGGCATTTTAGAACAAGCCCAATATGGTCAACAATTCCCCAACATACCTCAAATGGCGTACTATTGGAACTCGTTCCATCAATACGCTAGTGAGTTTTTCGCTAATAAGATAAATTCGACTCAAGCAGTACAAGGAATGGAGCAAGCTTTTATCCAGGCTCTTGTACAAAACGGTCTAATGTCTGCACTAATACCTTTACCCATACTTCCTCCATTCCAATATGTGCTAGCGTTAATCTCAGTGATATTAACACCAATGGTTGTGGTAATTAGTCCTAAAAAAAGATGGTGA